A stretch of the Anaeromyxobacter sp. genome encodes the following:
- a CDS encoding helix-hairpin-helix domain-containing protein: MSRLLRALVAAGCLLAALPALAAKKPLAPGDRIDLNRASVTELMRLPGVGQKKAQAIVAHRGKQPFARPEDVVAVKGLGPSWFAKVKPHLTAGGAAPAAAAASAKK; encoded by the coding sequence GTGAGCCGCCTCCTGCGCGCCCTGGTGGCGGCCGGGTGCCTGCTGGCCGCCCTGCCCGCGCTGGCCGCCAAGAAGCCCCTGGCGCCAGGCGACCGCATCGACCTGAACCGCGCCAGCGTCACCGAGCTGATGCGGCTGCCCGGCGTCGGGCAGAAGAAGGCGCAGGCCATCGTGGCCCACCGCGGCAAGCAGCCCTTCGCCCGGCCCGAGGACGTGGTGGCGGTGAAGGGGCTCGGGCCGTCGTGGTTCGCCAAGGTGAAGCCGCACCTGACCGCCGGCGGCGCCGCCCCGGCCGCGGCCGCGGCCTCCGCGAAGAAGTGA